The DNA region tctcctgtgtggactctCATGTGCGTCTGCAGATGGCTCTTGTAGCTAAATCTTTTCTCACAAACACTGCAACCCAACGGTTTCTCTCGCGTGATaggtggtgatgatgatagATGACTGTGTGGGTCTGCTACTgatcctccacagtcctctccgtCAGCTTGTCTTTCCATCTGTTGAGGCTCGGCCTCTCTGCTCTCGTCAGCTTGGCTCGGACGGAGCTGTGACGACGGAGGTTTCTCTGCGTCATCTTCGGTCTCGGAGACATCGGCCTCTTCCGGCGCTGGGATCTTCTGGTCCCGACTGGAGCTCGGCTCAGGGGGAACATCTGCACggaacactgaaacacacacaacaagaaaTATTTTTCTCATGGAAATAAACTGGATAGAAAGGTTTCCCGTGGCCATTTGATtggtacacaacaaaatggtGATTGCCTGATGCAGGAGGGACAGTTaaacccagcagcagtgggtcagaggaccactaacattagacccagccaGATGTCCAGCTCCTTCTCTCTAACTGTTagttggctaatgttagcttgctaactccgccttaatGTTACCCCCTCGCCACACTGAAAACGAGCCAAAAGAAAGCTGTCACTCGCGGCGATAGCAACGTGCTCTGTGTGGTtaaagcatgaagttaatttgactcatttagcggctagctctctgcctcgtaacgttactactcCACTGCTCGTTTGTCAGTTATACACATCCAGATGTTCCCAATAAATTGTAGTTGATCACCAGGtatgtttttattaatgtaGATTGAATAATCCATGTAGgagaaacaaaaggaaatctTTCTTACGTGAGTGACAGCTTAGTGACAGTTGATTGACAGTTGAGTGGACCTTGAACAAATGAATGATTGAATCTCTGCCCCTCTATAGTCTTTTACTGTAAGATGTCAACAAGATTCtacaagacattttcacctggctatATCCAATGTTTAGATATGTTGTGGTATTTATGCAAAGTAGCGCATACATTATTATGCAACGTTTGCTCATGTtaccaaaacatttcaaaaaaaaaaaaaacttagtaaatttcatggtgatatctaaaGGCAGACTGATCCCAATAAGTGCCGCATGTATGACTTTTCGTAAGCCATtttaacacgccaaaatggcataagaattggcatgtcatacatacTGTAAGCCACTTATTGAGATCCGTCTGTaacccgtccgctgtataccGTGTAGAcgtacacgcggatagctcaaaatgcgtacagataacacgccacttggctatagaaagtggcgtgtatgtttaaatgcaaagtcatgatgtcgcGTTGTCCAAAGGTTAAAAATGTTAGCCTATTCAcatgcagactgatctcatgaagtggcgtatgtatgacacgccaattcataTGCCATGATTTGTGTGTTAtaaagacgcatactcgctatTTTGCGTGTTTATCACCGCTGTTTGGCCTCCGTTGACTTAcgttaccttgcgattgcgtgtgaattgtatgaaaggccgaaaataAAActcaaccccgttcttcttttcgtAATCCAAACCgcacgccacgtggctttagaaagacCTTGCAGACTGCAGTCAGCTGTACACAACGTAGACATACAGCAgctgaaaatgtgtacagataacacgctattagcttaaagtgatggttcggagtaatttcactctacgctgctttgcaccttgacctcgagccaaacaacccccaaTAAGCTTTTTCCCCcttgttataacgttggtcgagttagccttattagctggttagcttagtgcaggcgctaatggacccacgtttgtatctcgtaaataaCCCCACTAACAATGCCTGGATTGATACCAAAcatctacactagtacaaatattttatgtatttataaaacgaggcattagaaagtttgtaactacaccagaagtatatttaaataacacttgcctgatagATACTCCTCACGGCTGCAATCGCGCGAGATCACGCGAGATCACGCACAGAGCACAACATATATTGCCGGAAGAGACCAAGCAGGAAACAGCAGAATAGATCAAGAAAATGGCAGAGTCAGAGGGTAGCATCGAACACGACAATGACAATTTCGAAGGTCGACCGTACCTAATTGAGCCTGAAAACACAGACGAGGAGCTACAAGTAATATGATCTTGCCTGATCTCGTGCGATAGCactcatttgtaaaaaaaaaaaaaaaacacaaatgagtGCATGACTAAAAGCAGATTAAGTCTTAGAAAATGTCCATTAACTTATGTTCAATAACTCCTTTAGGTCCCTGCTTAAAACATACTTTTATCGGAAAGCCTATCCTGATTTTACTTAAGCTTAAACATCCTTTTAActatcttttatttctttaaaaaaaatattttactattcctgcacacatacaggtttttttaggctacactTCATAGTctttataaaaaatatgttgttttttttttatgactgatctgttttgtgaagcactttgtaacatgGGTTTTGAAAACTGACCGAATGCTACATTGATAAATAAACagtggaaatgttcagacctgTCTCGGAGGAGTCCGGCGCCTCGCCATCCGTCCCCGGTTGAAGATGTGAGTCTGAATTCCTCCTTGGGTCTGCGTCTGATCCTCCACCGTCTGCTGTCACCAAGTCTCAGCATTTCGGCTTTTGAAATCGAGCTAAACACAATAACAGAAGCCTCAATCAGTCTTTTACAGTATGGTCTTTTACAAACAATAACTGATGCTGTTGCTAGGTTACAACCCTGCCATTCTATTGCATTCTATTATGCAATGTAACTAAGTAGGCCACATTTACTCAAACTCTACTTATAAACTATAGGTACAATTTTTTGGAGGGTACCTGTACTTcactagcctgacgtggtcctactcagattctagtcagaatgggagtctgaaaccgctccattgggctttgattatggggcgtgttccaaccgaaccaggaaagagaatttctctgcattcattggatagacctacaaccaatcagagcaacggatagacctacaaccaatcagagcaacagaactTAACTGTCAACAGAACTCGTCTCCACAGAGCAGCTTaactcggaaaaaatatgaacggtagtgaacggagagagaagaaaggaagaaagaaagaaaggaacacATACACCTGCAGCTTAAGAGTTTCAAAAGAGGGAGAGTTTTTTGGATAACAAGTTTACTCACCCACAGCCAAAATCAGCCACCACTGTTGCAGAATCATGGTCACTCTGAGCAGGACGCGGCCAAGCAGGGAGGGAGTCTTCATCAGTTTTGGGAATGTGAGTGAGTTTCCCACATTTCCCAGTATCACTCCCACTGCCACACACCTGCATGTACAACATATGCTGCGTGCCTGCTATACAATGGGCTGTGGGAATACAGGACATGTATCAACATAATCATCTCTCACTGTTACGGAATATCACCTCATTTTATTATTACAAGATATATGGTAGCCCAATTATAAGagtgaaataaaaagaaaaccttacagtttttttccaactgcttacacattttttcaaaactctgcaCACAATTCCctaaactgcacacacaaaataccaaatgcctcacatctccttcaaaatgaaacactgcaataaaaatgaagcatttacataaattacaaaaaaacatttttcagaaaagtaaatttttggatataccatgtacacactgttgttctaaatctaaagctcttttgcctttcataggcttatatctacatttacaattttCTAGAGTGAAAGTAATCTGCtgaaaagtgcactgtaaacaacaatgtaatgttaatgtaaaactgaaaatatttattgggcaaaacaCGTTTATAAGAGTAGAccacaaaagtagaataaaccaaaggtatcattttttagaataaataatgtgtgtgtgtgtgtgtgtgtcacttaatatttacagtcaatgaTTGGTCATTGTGTGATTGTTGTTAAATAACAATCACACCGACTCCGTGtatgttttattctgaaagggTTAACTGGTTCGTCGTGtatgttttattctgaaagggTTAACCGGATATAGTGTTGTTATTGAATGCTAACCTAACGGTCGTCCACCGTTCAGAATGAATGACATCATGCGGGCTGTTGTCGGTCTCCATCTGCGACATGACATCTCCACACACTAACGGTTAGACGTTTATTTAAAGTCTGCCGTTAAACCGGTAAGAGCGGCGCGTGACAGGCTTTCTGTTTAATAATGATTCAGCGAACGTTTTCTGTTAGCTAGCTCCTGTTAGCTTTAGAGCAGCAACAGTCAGCTAGTAAAGCTAACACTACGCTAAAAAATTAAAactaggatggcgaaggcatgactctgcctctgattggctagtacgcGTTGCCTGCTATATGTGGATTGGTTAGGTTCATGTAAGAGGAGTAAGATTGGTTAGAATTAGGGTAGGGGCTgtcagggtaagccaatcagaggcagagtaaggcGGGACATGCCTTCATGGGGAAGAATACTCGCTAACGTACAGCTGGCTAATGATGCTAAAGATGGTGTTTAGTAACCTGTTATGCAATCATTAAGTGGCCACTACAGGGAAACTAAcgtgtgttttatttgtgtggCGAGCACCTGCTCAGATAACCTGCTGTCATCTTGCAGCACAATACAAATCAGTGTACCATCAAGGTACTACATGATGGTACACTGATTTGATTATAGGAATTATATTTATCAACTAATTTTTATACAATGCAGTtcaaaagtttggaatcagCTGTCGTAGTGATGCCTAAGTGTTTTTTCTCAATAATGGCTATGTTaacagtagggctgccacctcttagtcgattagtcgactaatcggtcgttttggtctcagtcgactaagatttctttagtcgattagtcattttttatgcttattcatgcttaattacttatttccaagaaacttctgagcacatttatggtaaacacaagatttaaagtggtgcttttacaggattaattgtggagaaactcagttttacagatggttaattaactacatttatattgtgcttttctagtcttaaccacctctcaaagcgcacagctctgtcaattaaatcaactaatcgattagtcgacaaaacctataagtgttagtcgactaagaatttctttagtcgaggacagccctagttaacAGAGATGTAAAAAGTATCATCAAGACAATAAATTAGGACTGCCCCCtcttaaggctgttttatgcttctgcgtgaACTTCACGTAGCTACGCCTTTGCTCCTACGGCGTCGTGACCCTTTGGGCGGTCTGCGTCGGGGTTTGCTTTCCATCGTGTTGCATTTCACCACCATAACGCTTAGGGGGgataagtctgaggttatttgcccacaaagtactgcttgctggcgaAGTGCTAATTTCGTTACTAAAAcgttactgacatatagacactttagAAAGAGATAACCCCGccattgtaaccaaaatatgtctgagtttatttgcagagctgatgtcagtgaactagcatgttgctactccctACAGTAGGCTGCTGGAAACCAAGGGGGGtataagcttcgcttcagaccTTGAagctcctatggagccattttgatgctacaaagccatcacctcccgttagcatcccattgactcccattcattttgacgtcactttgacaacgaataactttacatctgaagcgtttaaagactctatttgtccgttgtttatttctaaagaaacacgacaatgtataaaaggctccattaccttgtacctcacgttatggctccgtagcagacgcttttataaaaataggctaacgattggctcataaccacgagacttactgtcacacagtagaggaattaccgtatagtacaggagaagctcacaggcagtttggacttccattagctgtttaggtttaattactaatgttaactagcatgttagtgatcagtaattagcctgtgtctatgttatctccttacatatacctacactctccgtctctgtaagatttggaatgattgagatttctctcggcacagctaccagaagacttcacactttcagacacgttgctcacgtcacatctacgtcttcaagctgctcagtaacgctcagccagcaccgggaaagagacttctgatatcctccactggtctcagaccagagacacgggatttggtggtccagtttatatatatatactgtctatggttgaaacaccgactatcaacacacaggaccagttgaccaatcGCAGTCCTTGTGGTCTGCATCGCCTTGACGCTAAGTTACACATTTTTGGAGAAAATCAtcaaatcataatcacgattacatttcgattaattgaccgttcgcaaaagccacgccccctagttACTGTTACTACGCCCGTCAAACAATTGAGAACCAGACACATAGCCATGGCTGGGCTGAGCTCCATACCTGTTGGTTTAAGTGATTGGTtttggagtaatgcagcagacatatcctGCAGGGCACGACAGAAAGGGCTGCAATATGCAGTGGAGGGATGCGTTCAATGACCCTCAACCTCTTGCTGAATTATCCGTGTCGATAGCAACGTGTGCttgacaggctaacagctatcaggctgcctgaatttcctacggaataataaagtatctgatgttctaactttactactttcgataataatgctatatagaaccacaactgttaacttaagtccagttttacagattgtaaCTGTTATGTTCTTAGCTACTTAAACTACTTATTGATAATTGATGTaagttagcttgctagctttacttaccttggagctgacatatgtagctatgcttattaatcttcgaggcatttagctgtgagtgGGGTCTCCCACACCGCTTAATCCATTGGGTtaaaaaagcaccactttaattcttgtgtttaccagagatgtgctcctacgtttcttggaaataagtcattcagcatgaaaaaaagcatcaaacatgactaatggactaaagagatcttagttgactaagaccaaaacgacagattagtagggctgccacctcttagtcgattagtcgactaatcgttttggtcttagtcgactaagatttctttagtcgattagtcattttttatgcttattcatgcttaattatttatttcaggaaacttctgagcacattcattttagcttttgcaggattaattatggagaaactcagttttacagatggttaattaactacatttatattgtgcttttctagtcttaaccacctctcaaagcgcacagctctgtcaattaaatcaactaatcgattagtcgacaaaatcctataagtgttagtggactaagaagttctttagtcgaggacagccctaccgattagtcgactaatcgactaaaagggagcagccctacgatgaattgcacagccctacatttagggctgggaaaaaaattgatttgatttaaaaatcgagttggtaggtcaaatcgtttcatatttttattttattcatttagatttttttttttaatccaaatacagtttaaataatttggatgtttaacaatctttgttgcacactgcacagtgacttttcacttagagaaagggtttgcctttgcaattttgtttatgttgatgcactttaattaaatacaataaatatatatttttaaaatatatttacagttcgcagttattttgttttaaatggaagggggggggggggaatctaatcgaatcgtaaatcgagttttttataaagaaatcgcagatttttttagggaaacaaatcgcccagctctacctaCGTTGATTCTTCTCTTGTGTTCCAGGTGTAGAGTGATGCAGCAGAAGTTGTGCTCCAGAGGTTCTGGCTCTTTCCTCTTGGAGAGGAACGGCCAGGCCTGCGGTGCCATCACCGTCACCGCCAACGCCAACGCCAACGCCACGGCTAACGCTAACGCCACTTCCTGCGACCTTCCCTTCCGCTGCCCCCGCTGTGGCGAACAGGAGTGCTTCCGCAGCTTGGCCTCGCTCCGCGCCCATCTGGAGCACCGCCACTCGTACCGCTCGCCGGACGTGACCCCCGGCGGCTTCAGCATCACGGGCAAACTGCCAGACCCGTTGTCGGCGGCGATCCCCTGGCACGACGCGAGCCTGCCGACCCGCAGGGGCCCGCAGGGCGCGTGGCGGCCGCCGCACGTCCGGTCCCTGAGCGACAGCAGAGACGGCGAGGGCCTCCGCTCGTACCGCTCGGCGAGGAGACGCACCCAGAGCGTTGGCGTCGGGACGCAGgctgaggaggatgaggatgatgaggaAGACGACGAAGAGGAATTTGGGACAGAAGATGAAGAcgtgagagaagaggaggacgatgaagtagggctgtgcaattaatcggaGTTTATTCGTggttatgattttggctcccagtGATCACAAAAaccagaataatcgagaaaaagttattatttagctcattacgttttgcaagtaaactcttattttctcttgtgttctgaatgaataTAAAGTTTGAATAGGATTAAGGATATtaagcaggggtgtcaaactcaacttcccagagggccacactggaagaGGAGAATCGCATCAAGGGCCAGAGTTtattttcatgcttttatttcaaaaaagtcaaatatctttgactgtgttATTCCATGTATAAATTAGTAgggctgtgttcgattgaagaacTTTTTAGTCGACTAAACACTCATTAAAtggtatcgactaatcgattagttgatttaatcgacagatctgtaaatctgagtttctccgcaaagagtcatgcaaaaggatgcatatattgaataagatgatgcctcctttgcatatttaaacacaacatttcagaaaaagtgtaatacaacaaataactgccttaatgacagtaatcaaagtaggtttcacggtgatatctattaggcaaaatgtcaacccttaattcttgtgtttaccagagatgtgctcgtacgtttcttggaaataagtcattcagcgtgaaaacagcatcaaacatgaccaatcgactaaaaaaaaatctaaattgactaagaccaaaacgaccgattagtcaactagtcgactaagagggagcagccctataaattggtcttctcacttacagtttggccctaaaaaaagcagcaaaatgtTCCTTAGAAATCACAGactttagcaaatcaagcaaaaactaaaaattaaattttaaaaGTCGACTCACAAGAGCAACCTGTTTCCCAGCTTTAATTTAGAaagctctctgcttctgggggggATTTCTGGGACTCTCAAAGTTGAGAGAAAATCTACCAAATTCTGCTCTAAGCGTGGTGTAGTTGCCGTTcgaaaaacagtttcctgtctttctgttttggtgcacaactaggcgggccaacatttatcgtgaacctaaattgatatgcgggccggatcaaaaccttcagcccgcgggccttgagtttgacacatgtgatattaaggcaaagttcacagttttactgttgatttatttaactttttccacagtTTTTGAAGTTCAATAAtggcaacatctttccagaagtcaacgagtaatcgtgtcaAATTAtcttgatttcaatattgaccgaaataatcgtgattatattttttcccataatcgagcagccctacgatgaaggtgaagagagagatggaagtaGAAATGAGGAGGATGTCAAAAAGTCCGACACGTGCCACCATCACCTGCCGTTCACCCCCGCGGCTCCTCTCGGGCAGAACCGGCCAGAACCGGACCCGGATGTAGACCTGGACCTGGTCGGTGCGTTCaggtttataataataattacaataatttatactgtttattgattcCCAGTGGGGAATGTTACActcaatttacactctgtttgttagaaattagagatgcaccgattacaactttctaggccgattctgatttccgattttctttgagttagtcCGGCCGATACCGATTTCAGCCGATTCCGACTTcatattttctaaccactttacagcacacgcaaatatgtattttctatcttttctttaatagaacatgtgttgaccagataatggatcactatgaAGTcgaactatataaatgactcctggtgtgggacagtcacacacatctaaaggtcaatgttagaaccatttccttcttttcacatccaatatcacacaaaacaaaaatgtgattctggtttttggtgtggtccctccacgccctactgtctccttgcaggtgttgcatattgcaaacttgttatcttctgaccacacgctgaagaatccccaaacagctgacatgttgcaggttaactcACCAGATTCCCTACATGTGGGAGAATACACACGGTGGAGAAGTtgagaaaaagggaaaaagagagCGTGCTGTGGCGTcggtccttgagaactgtaactcgtataacttctgttgtcagttaattgtagcgttgaccggcatgaaatcgccatatgtcagactgacctgcagcTCGCTGGTCATgaccgagcacgtgaaaaccggttAATTctggtcaccggccggtctatctgTGCATCTTTAgattagaaatcactacacacaggcctgaaatacagtacaggccaaaagtttggacacactttctcattcaatgcgtttcctttttattttcatgactatttacattgtagattctcactgaaggcatcaaaactatgaatgaacacatatggaattatgtacgtttccttttccttttccttgtctggacatacagtatgttgttccttgtttttcttgttgtttgtttttatttatttttttatatatttttttttgtgtggtgcAAGGGTGGCCCTGTGAGAGCACCCTAAATTTCGTTGTACCTTCACAGTGCAGTGACAATAAaggctattctattctattctatttatgaaaataaaaaggaaacgtattgaatgagaaggtgtgtccaaacttttggcctgtactacacacacacacacacacacacacacacactcaggacctgttcatgcacaaatggagagatgtcagtgTGAGTgagctgccagtgctggaccagcgcccTGAGTGGTTGGGGGGGTGCcctgctcaagagcacctggcagtgcccaggaggtgaactagCATCTCtgcagctaccaatccacactctgtacttttttggtccgtactgggacttgaaccagcgaccctccggttTCTAACCCAAGTCACTACGGACTGATAAACTGGGCCACCCAAACATTCTTATGTTTATTGGAGCAGAATTCAGGGTTTCTCCCAGAAAAGTTGTTAGGCCCagtggcaagtgtcttttttaggggtccaagcccgagtctggaagaaacggcgtgtagcaatagctacgccgttcgcacagcagggctgtggaaccctattgtttttctaaggattttttttattattcttctccgcctaaaactccgactgcagcctaaaccgtacatagtgggaagtagccattttcaggactggtccaaaaccccgcaaggacctcaggcgcaaaaattgacccatttccacccctaggtggcgctatagcagacaaaaacgcgtttggccccataactcccaaaccgtacaccctacattcaaaaacaatacatctacgcgttccctggatccaactgaatcacgtgatataggccacgcccatttccgcctggacttttatgcctttaaaatcgcaatttatcaaaaacctactttttcgaactcctcctagaccgtgcgaccgatctgcacgaaacttggaccgtggTATCTCCACactggcctgactaaaagttatggaaataaattttatacgatgaaaattgcgcatataacgcacaaacaaatttgagtagctaactatgaaaacaccaactttgccatatctcagccaaaatgaaagctatcaaccccaaactttagattatgctttgccatgcccctctggagggaccccatgcgttttaagaaaattggtcgctagggggcgctacaaatacaaaaagtttatatctcatgaacggctcatccgatttatacgaaatttgatGCGTACCATCTgtggccaatcctgaggccatccctcgaatggagtaccgaggggtcaaagtgggcgtggcctatgggacccaatgtgacccaactctagattcaccacttacgctaatgtgaacaactttaaatttacagggtagatggacaatgggccgtggatcacacctaccaaaaattacacatgtggaccactaggtggcgctgtaatggttttttgtcattacctcccacaatacacatcaaacattagaaattcttacatccacgtgttccttgaatcaaggtaaattgcctgatataggccccgcccatttccgcgcaaacgttttttcgcagtatcgcgcaacgtgcaaaaccaactttcgcgaactcgtcctaggccgttcgaccgatctgcacgaaacctggtagttagcatctccagatggacctgacaaaaagttatggaaatcgttttgctacgttgaagtatgccaatttgacaaccaaacaaattgtcctagttagctacgacacacgtatcatatcatatctcggttaaatttaaagttatcaccaaatgacttgagatccttgttcaccat from Perca flavescens isolate YP-PL-M2 chromosome 17, PFLA_1.0, whole genome shotgun sequence includes:
- the LOC114571788 gene encoding gastrula zinc finger protein XlCGF7.1-like, producing the protein MKTPSLLGRVLLRVTMILQQWWLILAVDLVTADGGGSDADPRRNSDSHLQPGTDGEAPDSSETVFRADVPPEPSSSRDQKIPAPEEADVSETEDDAEKPPSSQLRPSQADESREAEPQQMERQADGEDCGGSVADPHSHLSSSPPITREKPLGCSVCEKRFSYKSHLQTHMRVHTGEKPFVCGVCQKRFSNNSNLHLHVRVHTGEKPFGCKVCQKRFSIKSVMQEHMKVHRGEKPFRCCVCRTSFSKRSSLMRHTRVHTTEKPFGCCVCWRRFSQRSNMNRHVILIHGQTP